The following is a genomic window from Amycolatopsis acidiphila.
GGTGAACTCCCCGCCGACGTCCTCCCGCACCAGCAGGTCCATCCGGTCCACCGCGTCGAGCGCGCGGAAGAAGAAGTCGGGAGTGAGCGCGGCCAGGAAGAGCCAGCGGCCGTCGCCCGCCTGGTAGGTCCGGAAGTTGGGCGCGCCGCCCAGCTTCTTGCCCGCCGAGTAGATCCGTTCGACGTCGAGGCCTTCCATCATCATCGTGCCCTGGGCGGCGGCGGTCGCGTGCAGCCCGGTGACGACCACCGCGCGCCCGCCCCCGCCGACCAGCGCGGCGGCGACCGCGGTGGCACCGAGCGCGCCGTGGATGTAGTCGACCGTGGGCACCACCGGTGCCACCGGCCGGTCCTCGTTCGCGGGGAAGTGGGCGGCGAACCCGCCGACCGCGGCGAGCAGCAGCGGGTCCTGCGGCAGGCCGCTCCAACGGCCCCGGGCCGCGTAGGGCGGCAGCCACGCGTGCACGAGTCCCGGGTTCCGCCGGTGCAGGGTGGCGGGGTCGAGGCCGCGCCGTTCCAGCTCCCCGGGCCGCGCGTCGCTCAGCAGCACGTCACAGGCTTCGGCGAGACGGCGGACCTGCACCGCCGCCGCCCCGGGATCCGTGCCGGCAGGCTCGAGCAGTGCCTTGCCCCGGTCCCAGCACACCGTCCGCGGGTCGGCCGGATCGGCGGGTGGGGCGACTCGTGCCACCTCCGCGCCGAAGTCCGCCAGCAGCATGCCGGCCGTGCGGCCCGCGGTGCCCGTGGTCAGTTCCAGAACTCGTACGCCGGTGAACGGCCCGGTCCCGATAGTCGGTTCCACACCAAGGAGACTATTATTCTCGCACTGGAGACTGCAAACCTCGGCAAGGAGAACCATGACTTCTCGGGTGGCCGCGGCCGTCGAGCGCGCGCTGGACGGGCGCCAGCGGGAGGCGACCGAGGAGGTCGAGCGGATTCTCACGGCCGCGGTGACGGTGATGGAGCGGGTCGCGCCGGCCGCGCCCCGCGTCAGCGACATCGTCGCGGAGGCCGGCACCTCGAACAAGGCGTTCTACCGGTACTTCTCCGGCAAGGACGATCTGATCCTGGCCGTCATGGAGCGCGGCGTCGCCATCGTGGCCTCGTACCTGGAGCATCAGATGGCGAAGGAGGGCGATCCGGCGCGCAAGGTCGCCCGCTGGGTGGAGGGTGTCCTCGCCCAGGTCGGCAAGCCGAAGCTCACCCGGGCCAGCCGGGCGGTCACCACGCAGCTCGCGGCCACCGCGGAAAGCCGGGTCGCCGACGTGCAGATCACCCAGCCGCTGCGCGAGCTGCTGCTGTCGGCGATCGAGCCCCTCGGCGGCGCCGATCCCGAGCGCGACACCGACGCGGTGTTCGCCACCGTGGTCGCGACGCTGCGCCGTCACCTCGCGCTCGACAGCCAGCCGGAGCCGGGCGACGTCGAGCACCTGGTCTCCTTCTGCGTCAAGGGGATCGGGGCCGCCCGGAAGCGCCGCGCCTGACGCGGGCGGCGTCCGCCGCGGCGTTCGGCGGCTGTCGGACCGCGCACCGCCTCCGGCGACCACCGGCAAGGTCGTCATCGAGCCGGGGGAGTGGCCTCCCCGGTCACCGCGTCGGTCCGCGCCCCGGCGAGCCGGGCGGAACCCCGATGCGTGAACACATAGTGCCTGCGGTCGCGGACCGCCTCGACGAAGCGGTCCGCCACCTCCCCGGGGCTGATCCCGCTGAGGTTGCGCACTGTGTCCACATCGGACAGCGACTCGCCGAGCCGGGTGGTAACCTGCCCAGGCAGCAGCACGCTCACCCCGACGTCGTGGCCGTCCCGGTTCAGCTGCAGCCGCAGGGTGTCCGCGATGGACAGCAGTGCGTGCTTGGTCGCGTAGTAGGCGGGCATCGTCGCGCTGGTGGTCACCGCCGCCATGGACGCGGTGATGCCGACGTGGCCGGGCGGATGCTCCAGGATTCGCGGGACGAAGGCGCGCAGCGTCGACACGACACCGAGCAGGTTCACGTCGATCACCTGCCGCCAGGCGGCGTCGGGCACCTCCCACAGCCGTTCTCCGAGCGGGCCGATGATGCCCGCGTTCGCGCAGATGAGATGAACCGCCCCGAACTCCCGCTCGGTGCGCTCCGCGAACGCCGCCAGCTGTGCCGGATCCGAGACGTCGACGGGCATCGCGAGGACGCCGGGAATCCTGCGCCGCACGTCGGCGAGGCGCTCGGCGTGCACGTCGCCGACCGCCACCCGGCAGCCCAGCGAAGCCAGCCGCCCGGCCAGTGCCAGGCCGATCCCGCTGCCGCCGCCGGTGACGGCGGCGACCTTGCCCTCGAAGTTCACAGGCTGCCGACCTCCAGCTCCAGCTTGGCCTTCGCCTCCGCGAGCCTGGTCGGGATGTGCTCGGACGGCCAGAGCGACTCGCTGGGCCGGTAGCCCTTGAGCACCTCGCGCGCGACGGTCACCTTGTGCACCTCGGTGGGGCCGTCCGCGAGCCCCAGCACGGGAGCCGTGACCCACATGTGTGCCAGCGGCAGCTCGTTGGACACCCCGAGCGCGCCGTGCACCTGGATCGCCCGCTGCACGATGTCGTGCAGCACGGCCGGGGTGAGCGCCTTGATCGCCGCGATGTCCTTGCGCACCCGCCGGTAGTCGTTGTACTGGTCGATCTGCCACGCCACGTTGAGCACGAACAACCGGAACTGCCGCAGCTGCGCGTAGGAGTCGGCGACGTACTCCTGCACCTTCTGCTTGTCGGCGAGCGCCGAACCCTTGGTCTGCCGACTCAGCGCGCGTTCGCACAGCATGTCCAGCGCGCGCTGGGCGAGGCCGACCGTGCGCATCGCGTGGTGCACGCGACCGCCGCCGAGCCGGGTCTGCGCGACCGCGAAGGCGCCGCCCTCTTCGCCGAGCAGGCTGTCGGCGGGCACGCGGACGTTGTCGTAGTGGATCAGCGCGTGCGAGCCGTCCTCGGCGGGCTCGAACATGAGCCCCACGTTGCGGACGATCTCCACGCCGGGCGTGTCCCGGGGCAGCAGGAACATCGACATGCCGCGGTAGGGGCCCGCCTCGGGGTTCGTGACCGCCATGACGATGAGGAACTCCGCCCAGCGGGCGTTGGAGGAGAAGAACTTCCAGCCGTTGATGACCCAGTGGTCGCCGTCGCGCACCGCCCGGGTGGTGAACTGGGCCGGGTCGGCGCCCGCCTGCGGCTCGGTCATCGAGTAGCAGGAGAAGATCTCACCGGCCAGCAACGGTTCCAGATAGCGCCGTTTCTGTTCCGGTGTCCCGAAATGCGCGATGATCTCGGCGTTGCCGGTGTCCGGGGCCTGGGTCCCGAAGATCACCGGCGCCCAGCTGGACCGGCCGAGGATCTCGTTGAGCAGCGCCAGCTTCAGCTGCCCGTACCCCTTTCCGCCCAGCTCGGGACCGAGGTGAGCTGCCCACAGGCCCTGGTCCCGCACGGCCTGCTTGAGCGGTTCGACGATCTTGCGCCGTTCGGGGGTGAGCGGCTGGTAGTTCATCGGCGCGGGCCAGACGAGGTCGATCGGCTCGACCTCCTCGCGGACGAACGTCGCGGCCCAGTCCAGCTTCTCCTGGAACTCGGGCTCGGTGCTGAAGTCCCATGCCATGGGAGGTTCTCCTCGCGGGTTAAGGGATGCCGCCGTCGGCGCGCAGGATGGAGCCGGTGGTGTAGCTGGAGGCGTCGCTCGCCAGGAACAGGGCCGCGCCGATGATCTCCTCGGGCTGCCCGCCGCGGCGCAGCGCGTGCCGCTGCAGGCCTTCCTCGACGCGCTCGAGATCCCACGCCTTGCTGATGTCGGTGAAGAACGGGCCCGCCATCAGGCAGTTCACCCGCACCGTCGGGCCGAACGCGTGCGCGAAGCCCTCGGTGATGGCGTTCAGCCCGGCCTTCGCGGCGGAATACGGCAGGATGTTCGGCGTCGGGCGGATCGAGCCGGTGCTGCTCACGTTGACGATCGAACCGCCACCGTCGGCGACCATCCGGGTGCCGATCAGCGCGGTGAGCCGGAACGGGCCCTTGAGGTTGAGGTTGACGACGCTGTCCCACATCTTCTCGGTGACGTCGGTTGGCTCGTCGTAGAGCAGCGACATGCCGGCGTTGTTGACCAGCACGTCGACCTTGCCGAACCGCTCGTAGGCGGCGTCGACCAGGCCGTCGAGCTCGTCCCAGTGCCCGAGGTGGCAGCCGTGGGCGAGGGCCTGGCGGCCGGTGGTCGCGGTGACCTCCTTCGCCAGTGCCTCGCAGTTGTCCAGGCGGCGGCTGGTGATGACCACGTCGGCGCCGGCCTGGGCGAACGCGAGCACCATCTCGCGGCCCAGGCCCCGGCTGCCGCCGGTGACGAGCGCGACCTTGCCGGTCAGGTCGAAGCGGTCGAACGGGGGCGTGTTCATGTCAGCGACGTGCTCCTCGTCAGCTCGGCGGCCTTGCGGAGCAGTTCGAGGACGATGCCGTCGAAACGCGCGACCCGCGGGTCGCCGCCGCTCGCGGCCGCCCTGGCGACGCTCTGCTCCAGCACGACGGCGAGCTTGAACCTGGCGAGGATGACGTAGTAGTCGATGTCCTCGACGCCGCGTCCGCTCACGGTGGCGTAGTGCTCGAGCAGGTCGTCCCGCGAGGGCATGCCGGCGTAGTCGAGGTAGCGGGACTCGGTCATGTCGTCGCCCTCGGGCGGCCAGGCGATCAGGGCCCAGCCGAGGTCGAGCAGGGGGTCGCCGATCGTGGCCATCTCCCAGTCCACGATCGCCGCCAGCCGGGCCGGTGCCCCGTGGCCGTACATCACGTTCGCGAACTGGTAGTCGCCGTGCAGGATGCCCGGCCGGTAGTCGCGGGGCCGGTGCGTGCGCAGCCAGTCGGCCGCGACCTCCAGTCCGGGCAGCTCGCGGAACGCGTAGCTGTCCAAATACGACAGCCACCGGTCCACCTGCCGGTCGTGGAAGCCGTCGGGCCGGCCGAAGCCCTCGAGGCCGCCGGCCCGCCAGTCGACCCGGGAGAGCCGGGCGATGCCGTCGACCAGTTGCGTGGCCAGCCCGGCGCGGGCCTCGAGGTCGGTGTCGAACGGGGCGGCCCAGCCACCCTGCATGGGCGACCAGCCGTCGACGTGGTCCATCACGTAGAACGGCTGGCCGAGGATCCCAGTATCGGTGGTGGCCGCGTGTACCCGGGCATGGGGGACGTCGGTGCCGGCGAGTGCCCGCACCAGCTCGTACTCGCGCAGCATCCGCGCGGCCCGCTCGGGGGACGCGTGGCTCGGTGCGGCTCGCAGCACCAGCCGCTCGGCGCCGCTGCGCAGCTCGTACAGCTGGTTCTGCGAACCACCTGGTATCCGGGCGACGACCAGGTCCCCGTCACCGCCGGGCAACCCCTGCTCGCCGAGCCAGCGGCTCAGCCGGTGCACGTCCGGCGCAGACCGGACGGCTGTGTCTTCGTTGCTCACGTTCGGAGAATAGTGTTCTCTGCGCTGAGACCGCAATACTCGGAAGTGAGAACCGGAGGTCTTCGTTTAGCAGTAGCAATCATTGTGGTCCACAACGCTCGGTCGGGACGATTTCTGGCACCTTGTACATTTCGACCGTCCAGTTGGTTAGGCGTTTTCTACCTGGTAGATCGTCTCGATTCGGCGACGCTATTTACACCGGCACGAGGTTGTTCTAACGTCTCGTGCACATCGGGCCCGGCCGTGTCCGGCGGCACGAGCGAGAACTGAGGTTCAACGATGACCCATCTGGTTTTTCTCCTGCTCGGATTAGGGAACGGCGCCGTCTTCGGTGCGCTGGCCCTCGCCCTCGTCCTCACCTACCGCAGCTCCGGAGTGCTCAACTTCGGCACCAGTGCCATCGCGCTGCACGCCGCCTACGTCTACGCGTTCCTGCGCCAGGGCAAACTGCTGCTGCTCGTGCCGGGTCTGCCCGTGAGCGTCGACATCGGCGACCCGCTGTCGTTCATCCCCGCACTGATCGTGACGCTGGTGGTGTCCTCGCTGTTCGGGCTCGTCCTCTACGTGCTGATCTTCCGGCCGCTGCGCACGGCGCCACCGGTCGCCAAGGCGGTGGCCGCGCTGGGGGTGTCCCTTGTGGTCAGCGGGATCGTCGCCGAGCGGCTCGGCACGACTCCGGTGGCGGTCAAGCCGATCTTTCCGACCGAGCTGTGGAAGTTCGGCACCCTGCGGATGTCCTCGGACCGGATCTACTTCGCGCTCACGATCCTCGTCGTGGCCGCGTTGCTCGGGCTGGTCTTCCGCTACACCAGGTTCGGTCTCGCGACCCGGGCTTCGGCGGAAAGCGAGCGCGGGGCCTACCTCAGCGGGGTCTCGCCGGACCGGGTGGCGGCCTACAACTGGATGCTCAGCTCGGCGATCGCCGGCCTGTCCGGCATCCTCATCGCGCCGATCGTGCCGCTGGTCCCGCTGGCCTACACGTTGTTCATCGTGCCCGCACTGGCCGCGGCGATCCTCGCCCGCTTCCAGCTGGTGTTCGTCGCCGCCGCGGCCGGCCTCGTGATCGGCATGCTGCAGTCGGAGACGCAGTACCTGCAGACGCACCTGAGCTGGCTGCCCAAGTCGGGCCTTCCCGAACTCGTGCCGCTGGTGCTGATCCTGCTCGTGCTCGTCGTCCGGGCGCGACCGCTGCCGACCCGCGGCGCGCTGATCCTGCGCACCCTCGGTCGCGCGCCACGGCCGAGACTCGTCATACCCATGGCCGTGCTCGGGGTGATCGTGGTGGTGGCGGCGCTGTTCGTGCTGCAGGACCGGTTCCGCGCCGGGCTCATCGTCAGCCTGATCATGGCGATCATCGCGCTCTCGGTCGTCGTGGTCAGCGGCTACGCCGGACAGCTGTCACTGGCGCAGCTCACCCTCGCCGGGGCCGCCGGGTTCGTCCTCGGCCCGCTCGGCAACGACCTGCACCTGCCCTTCCCGCTCGCCCCGTTGCTCGCCGCTGTCGCGGCCGCAGTGCTGGGTGTGGTGATCGGCCTGCCCGCGCTGCGCATCCGCGGGCTGACCGTCGCGGTGGTGACCCTGGCGCTCGCCTTCGCACTGGAAGCGTTCTGGTTCCGCAATCTCGACTTCGTGAGCAGTTCCGGCGTCGCCATCCCCGAGCCGGAGCTGTTCGGGTGGGATCTCGGGATCGGCGCCGGGCTCGCGTATCCGCGCGTGACCTTCGGCATCCTCTGCCTGCTCGTGCTCGTCGTCGTCGCGATGGGCGTGGCCTGGCTGCGCCGCAGCGGACTCGGTTCGCAGATGCTCGCCATCCGGGCGAACGAGCGGGCCGCCGCGGCGGCCGGGGTGAACGTGGTGCGGGTGAAGATCGTGGTGTTCGCGATCGCGGCCTTCATCGCCGGACTCGGCGGGGCGTTGCTGGCCTACCAGCAGCGGACGATCACCTACGACGCGTTCTCGGCGGTCTCCGGGCTGAGCCTGTTCGCCACCGTGTACCTGGCCGGGATCACCTCGATCTCCGGTGGCATCCTCGCCGGTTTCTGCGCCACCGGCGGGCTGGTGTTCATCATCGTCGACGAGGTCGTCGGCACCGGCGGCTGGTACGTGGTCGTGTCGAGCGTGCTGCTGATCCTGACGGTGATCATGAACCCGGAGGGCATCGTCGGGCCCGCACACCAGAAGCTCGCGGCCGTCCGGGCGAAACGGGAAACGGCGGTGGCGCCGGTGGAATCCCCGCCCGAGCCGGTCCCGCTCCGGTCGGAGAAGCCGGGCCGTGCCGATCTGCTGTCCGTGCGGGGCCTGGGCG
Proteins encoded in this region:
- a CDS encoding acyl-CoA dehydrogenase family protein, translated to MAWDFSTEPEFQEKLDWAATFVREEVEPIDLVWPAPMNYQPLTPERRKIVEPLKQAVRDQGLWAAHLGPELGGKGYGQLKLALLNEILGRSSWAPVIFGTQAPDTGNAEIIAHFGTPEQKRRYLEPLLAGEIFSCYSMTEPQAGADPAQFTTRAVRDGDHWVINGWKFFSSNARWAEFLIVMAVTNPEAGPYRGMSMFLLPRDTPGVEIVRNVGLMFEPAEDGSHALIHYDNVRVPADSLLGEEGGAFAVAQTRLGGGRVHHAMRTVGLAQRALDMLCERALSRQTKGSALADKQKVQEYVADSYAQLRQFRLFVLNVAWQIDQYNDYRRVRKDIAAIKALTPAVLHDIVQRAIQVHGALGVSNELPLAHMWVTAPVLGLADGPTEVHKVTVAREVLKGYRPSESLWPSEHIPTRLAEAKAKLELEVGSL
- a CDS encoding TetR/AcrR family transcriptional regulator, with the protein product MTSRVAAAVERALDGRQREATEEVERILTAAVTVMERVAPAAPRVSDIVAEAGTSNKAFYRYFSGKDDLILAVMERGVAIVASYLEHQMAKEGDPARKVARWVEGVLAQVGKPKLTRASRAVTTQLAATAESRVADVQITQPLRELLLSAIEPLGGADPERDTDAVFATVVATLRRHLALDSQPEPGDVEHLVSFCVKGIGAARKRRA
- a CDS encoding branched-chain amino acid ABC transporter permease/ATP-binding protein — its product is MTHLVFLLLGLGNGAVFGALALALVLTYRSSGVLNFGTSAIALHAAYVYAFLRQGKLLLLVPGLPVSVDIGDPLSFIPALIVTLVVSSLFGLVLYVLIFRPLRTAPPVAKAVAALGVSLVVSGIVAERLGTTPVAVKPIFPTELWKFGTLRMSSDRIYFALTILVVAALLGLVFRYTRFGLATRASAESERGAYLSGVSPDRVAAYNWMLSSAIAGLSGILIAPIVPLVPLAYTLFIVPALAAAILARFQLVFVAAAAGLVIGMLQSETQYLQTHLSWLPKSGLPELVPLVLILLVLVVRARPLPTRGALILRTLGRAPRPRLVIPMAVLGVIVVVAALFVLQDRFRAGLIVSLIMAIIALSVVVVSGYAGQLSLAQLTLAGAAGFVLGPLGNDLHLPFPLAPLLAAVAAAVLGVVIGLPALRIRGLTVAVVTLALAFALEAFWFRNLDFVSSSGVAIPEPELFGWDLGIGAGLAYPRVTFGILCLLVLVVVAMGVAWLRRSGLGSQMLAIRANERAAAAAGVNVVRVKIVVFAIAAFIAGLGGALLAYQQRTITYDAFSAVSGLSLFATVYLAGITSISGGILAGFCATGGLVFIIVDEVVGTGGWYVVVSSVLLILTVIMNPEGIVGPAHQKLAAVRAKRETAVAPVESPPEPVPLRSEKPGRADLLSVRGLGVHYGGVVAVDDVTFDVAGGTIVGLIGPNGAGKTTLLDAVSGFAEHTGTVVLDGRSLEDLAPHERVRAGLGRTFQALELYDDLSVEENVAVGLTASHGRRERPPEEALRRVFSLLDLASLRTRPAGELSQGQRQLVSIARALVGQPRVLLLDEPAGGLDTAESTWLGERLKVIRDSGVTIIMVDHDMGLVLSLCDEVRVLNFGKVIAAGTPAEIRADREVAAAYLGSTPEAATA
- a CDS encoding SDR family oxidoreductase; translated protein: MNFEGKVAAVTGGGSGIGLALAGRLASLGCRVAVGDVHAERLADVRRRIPGVLAMPVDVSDPAQLAAFAERTEREFGAVHLICANAGIIGPLGERLWEVPDAAWRQVIDVNLLGVVSTLRAFVPRILEHPPGHVGITASMAAVTTSATMPAYYATKHALLSIADTLRLQLNRDGHDVGVSVLLPGQVTTRLGESLSDVDTVRNLSGISPGEVADRFVEAVRDRRHYVFTHRGSARLAGARTDAVTGEATPPAR
- a CDS encoding phosphotransferase family protein, translated to MSNEDTAVRSAPDVHRLSRWLGEQGLPGGDGDLVVARIPGGSQNQLYELRSGAERLVLRAAPSHASPERAARMLREYELVRALAGTDVPHARVHAATTDTGILGQPFYVMDHVDGWSPMQGGWAAPFDTDLEARAGLATQLVDGIARLSRVDWRAGGLEGFGRPDGFHDRQVDRWLSYLDSYAFRELPGLEVAADWLRTHRPRDYRPGILHGDYQFANVMYGHGAPARLAAIVDWEMATIGDPLLDLGWALIAWPPEGDDMTESRYLDYAGMPSRDDLLEHYATVSGRGVEDIDYYVILARFKLAVVLEQSVARAAASGGDPRVARFDGIVLELLRKAAELTRSTSLT
- a CDS encoding SDR family NAD(P)-dependent oxidoreductase translates to MNTPPFDRFDLTGKVALVTGGSRGLGREMVLAFAQAGADVVITSRRLDNCEALAKEVTATTGRQALAHGCHLGHWDELDGLVDAAYERFGKVDVLVNNAGMSLLYDEPTDVTEKMWDSVVNLNLKGPFRLTALIGTRMVADGGGSIVNVSSTGSIRPTPNILPYSAAKAGLNAITEGFAHAFGPTVRVNCLMAGPFFTDISKAWDLERVEEGLQRHALRRGGQPEEIIGAALFLASDASSYTTGSILRADGGIP